Proteins encoded in a region of the Esox lucius isolate fEsoLuc1 chromosome 9, fEsoLuc1.pri, whole genome shotgun sequence genome:
- the LOC106023924 gene encoding gastrula zinc finger protein XlCGF26.1-like isoform X1: MDEKQRVDHLHQDTRRITCLTSLSLVLDIKVKKEEEDPAFAEKPDHCSDTEESPSTLEESKQHLENHTAKGSHQCSVCGSSFQIVSALQTHMRSHTGEKQYPCTQCDMQFRVKGDLIRHQRRHTGEKPYPCSVCGKSFARAQSLHSHLRTHTGEKPHSCSLCGRQFSEKRDLKRHHKVHTGEKPFGCSLCGKKFSVKRALRDHQKVHTGEKPYACSECDKRFGFTSALKRHQLLHRDEKPFSCSVCGKGFIVHSRMKEHYRTHSEEKPHSCSVCGKRFRRPDQLKDHSLQHIGKPYSCSVCGKGFALSKQLLRHEKTHTGEKPHQCHVCGKQFSNKRSLDRHLKGHSGEKPFTCSMCGKSFTQAETLRKHLRIHTEEKPYSCSVCGKQFREKGNMITHHKGHSGEKPFICCMCGKSFTQGRDLRRHFRGHNGEKPHLCSVCGKQFGEKAALNRHLKRHTGGKSFSSSVCGKSVSSSQTTNLRTQSGESEAAGQGSPQQVFVTVEESRLDLVLDIKLKEEAEDPAFEETCDREESLSFRGT, encoded by the exons ATGGATGAG AAGCAAAGAGTGGACCATTTACACCAGGACACCAGGAGAATCACGTGTCTAACAAGCCTCAGTCTAGTACTGGATATTAAAGTTaaaaaagaggaggaagatCCTGCTTTTG CCGAGAAACCTGACCACTGTTCTGACACTGAGGAGAGTCCCTCTACACTAGAAGAATCTAAACAACATCTGGAGAACCACACAGCTAAGGGCTCCCACCAGTGTTCAGTGTGTGGAAGTTCTTTCCAAATTGTTTCTGCTCTACAAACGCACATGAGAagtcacacaggagagaagcagTACCCCTGCACTCAGTGTGATATGCAATTTCGTGTGAAAGGAGACCTGATCCGACATCAGAGAcgacacactggagaaaaaccTTACccctgttctgtgtgtgggaagagttttgcCAGAGCACAATCTTTACACAGTCACCTTcggacacacacaggagaaaaacctCACTCCTGTTCTTTGTGTGGGAGACAATTTAGTGAGAAAAGAGATCTGAAAAGACACCACAAAgtacacactggagaaaagccATTTGGTTGCTCTCTGTGTGGGAAGAAGTTCAGTGTAAAAAGGGCTCTTCGAGACCACCAGAAagtgcacacaggagagaaaccttacgCCTGCTCTGAGTGTGACAAGAGGTTTGGTTTTACTTCAGCCTTAAAAAGACACCAGCTATTACACAGAGATGAGAAACCCTtttcctgctctgtgtgtggtaAGGGCTTTATCGTACATTCACGTATGAAGGAACACTACCGAACTCACTCAGAAGAGAAACCTCACTCCTGTTCTGTTTGTGGAAAGCGCTTCAGACGTCCAGATCAGTTAAAGGATCACTCTCTGCAACACATTGGGAAACCTTACTCATGCTCTGTGTGTGGTAAAGGCTTTGCCCTGTCTAAACAGCTATTGAGGCATGAGAAGACTCATACAGGAGAAAAGCCTCATCAGTGCCATGTGTGTGGTAAGCAATTTAGTAATAAGAGAAGCCTGGACAGACACCTAAAAGGCCACTCTGGAGAGAAGCCATTCACTTGCTCTATGTGTGGGAAGAGCTTTACACAAGCGGAAACCTTGAGGAAACACCTTCGGATACACACAGAAGAAAAGCCTTACTCCTGCTCTGTTTGTGGGAAGCAATTCCGTGAAAAGGGAAACATGATCACACACCACAAAggacacagtggggagaagccATTCATTTGCTGTatgtgtgggaagagttttacCCAAGGGAGAGATTTGAGGAGACACTTTCGGGGACACAATGGAGAGAAACCTCatttgtgctctgtgtgtgggAAGCAATTTGGTGAAAAGGCAGCCCTGAACAGGCACCTGAAACGGCACACTGGAGGGAAGTCATTTAGTTCATCTGTCTGTGGGAAGAGTGTCTCTTCATCACAAACCACCAATCTGAGAACACAATCAGGGGAGAGTGAAGCTGCTGGACAGGGATCACCTCAGCAGGTCTTTGTAACTGTAGAAGAGTCTCGTCTCGATCTAGTACTGGATATTAAATTGAAAGAAGAGGCGGAAGATCCTGCTTTTG AAGAGACGTGTGACAGAGAAGAGTCCCTCTCCTTCAGGGGTACCTAA
- the LOC106023924 gene encoding gastrula zinc finger protein XlCGF26.1-like isoform X2: MDEKQRVDHLHQDTRRITCLTSLSLVLDIKVKKEEEDPAFAEKPDHCSDTEESPSTLEESKQHLENHTAKGSHQCSVCGSSFQIVSALQTHMRSHTGEKQYPCTQCDMQFRVKGDLIRHQRRHTGEKPYPCSVCGKSFARAQSLHSHLRTHTGEKPHSCSLCGRQFSEKRDLKRHHKVHTGEKPFGCSLCGKKFSVKRALRDHQKVHTGEKPYACSECDKRFGFTSALKRHQLLHRDEKPFSCSVCGKGFIVHSRMKEHYRTHSEEKPHSCSVCGKRFRRPDQLKDHSLQHIGKPYSCSVCGKGFALSKQLLRHEKTHTGEKPHQCHVCGKQFSNKRSLDRHLKGHSGEKPFTCSMCGKSFTQAETLRKHLRIHTEEKPYSCSVCGKQFREKGNMITHHKGHSGEKPFICCMCGKSFTQGRDLRRHFRGHNGEKPHLCSVCGKQFGEKAALNRHLKRHTGGKSFSSSVCGKSVSSSQTTNLRTQSGESEAAGQGSPQQVFVTVEESRLDLVLDIKLKEEAEDPAFDRRDV; encoded by the exons ATGGATGAG AAGCAAAGAGTGGACCATTTACACCAGGACACCAGGAGAATCACGTGTCTAACAAGCCTCAGTCTAGTACTGGATATTAAAGTTaaaaaagaggaggaagatCCTGCTTTTG CCGAGAAACCTGACCACTGTTCTGACACTGAGGAGAGTCCCTCTACACTAGAAGAATCTAAACAACATCTGGAGAACCACACAGCTAAGGGCTCCCACCAGTGTTCAGTGTGTGGAAGTTCTTTCCAAATTGTTTCTGCTCTACAAACGCACATGAGAagtcacacaggagagaagcagTACCCCTGCACTCAGTGTGATATGCAATTTCGTGTGAAAGGAGACCTGATCCGACATCAGAGAcgacacactggagaaaaaccTTACccctgttctgtgtgtgggaagagttttgcCAGAGCACAATCTTTACACAGTCACCTTcggacacacacaggagaaaaacctCACTCCTGTTCTTTGTGTGGGAGACAATTTAGTGAGAAAAGAGATCTGAAAAGACACCACAAAgtacacactggagaaaagccATTTGGTTGCTCTCTGTGTGGGAAGAAGTTCAGTGTAAAAAGGGCTCTTCGAGACCACCAGAAagtgcacacaggagagaaaccttacgCCTGCTCTGAGTGTGACAAGAGGTTTGGTTTTACTTCAGCCTTAAAAAGACACCAGCTATTACACAGAGATGAGAAACCCTtttcctgctctgtgtgtggtaAGGGCTTTATCGTACATTCACGTATGAAGGAACACTACCGAACTCACTCAGAAGAGAAACCTCACTCCTGTTCTGTTTGTGGAAAGCGCTTCAGACGTCCAGATCAGTTAAAGGATCACTCTCTGCAACACATTGGGAAACCTTACTCATGCTCTGTGTGTGGTAAAGGCTTTGCCCTGTCTAAACAGCTATTGAGGCATGAGAAGACTCATACAGGAGAAAAGCCTCATCAGTGCCATGTGTGTGGTAAGCAATTTAGTAATAAGAGAAGCCTGGACAGACACCTAAAAGGCCACTCTGGAGAGAAGCCATTCACTTGCTCTATGTGTGGGAAGAGCTTTACACAAGCGGAAACCTTGAGGAAACACCTTCGGATACACACAGAAGAAAAGCCTTACTCCTGCTCTGTTTGTGGGAAGCAATTCCGTGAAAAGGGAAACATGATCACACACCACAAAggacacagtggggagaagccATTCATTTGCTGTatgtgtgggaagagttttacCCAAGGGAGAGATTTGAGGAGACACTTTCGGGGACACAATGGAGAGAAACCTCatttgtgctctgtgtgtgggAAGCAATTTGGTGAAAAGGCAGCCCTGAACAGGCACCTGAAACGGCACACTGGAGGGAAGTCATTTAGTTCATCTGTCTGTGGGAAGAGTGTCTCTTCATCACAAACCACCAATCTGAGAACACAATCAGGGGAGAGTGAAGCTGCTGGACAGGGATCACCTCAGCAGGTCTTTGTAACTGTAGAAGAGTCTCGTCTCGATCTAGTACTGGATATTAAATTGAAAGAAGAGGCGGAAGATCCTGCTTTTG ACAGAAGAGACGTGTGA
- the LOC105029850 gene encoding zinc finger protein 2-like isoform X1 — translation MPRSKEIPEHLRKTAVDAYRAGKGYKAISKALGLHRTTVRAILSKWRKFGTVVNLPRSGRPAKISAKAKCKIIQGVTNNPRTTSRDLQACATSSKGCVAPPQSCSTEPQPTASYHGDQDYTSESRVVDYPRDLDDSGEIPMFNIVVIENEEDLLDWSFGNTAGQSPISSCSDEETRVPVQKPKNHTAKTFHRCLECGKEFPHPSKLQRHMRTHTGEKPFPCSVCGKRFRDTGALKTHERLHTGEKPFACPEEGCGKRFVSQGKLKLHHQTHTGEKPCHCSVCGKSFARMCHLKVHLMTHAGEEQRPKKPFQCSECDRGCKSAAELKMHQRMHTGERPFQCATCKKTFVFPSSLTRHEQSHISEENSTAKPYSCSECGKEFTQPWTLKIHVRQHTGEKPYHCSQCEKRFSSSSLLKRHQRVHTGEKPFECSDCGKCFSSSANRSSHRRRIHDGNAVATSQQKHATNTVDLIPGVREETGVLTNVKVKEEEEEDAAFGSPPAPPHHGTVQQLENHSTQSHL, via the exons ATGCCACGATCAAAAGAAATTCCAGAACACCTCCGAAAAACCGCTGTTGATGCATATCGGGCTGGaaagggttacaaagccatttctaagGCCCTGGGGCTCCACCGAACCACAGTTAGAGCCATACTGTCCAAATGGAGAAAGTTTGGGACAGTTGTGAATCTGCCCAGGAGTGGCCGGCCTGCCAAAATCTCTGCAAAAGCAAAGTGTAAAATCATCCAGGGAGTCACAAACAACCCTAGAACTACATCCAGGGATCTGCAGGCCTGTGCCACCTCTTCTAAG GGCTGCGTTGCCCCCCCCCAGTCCTGTTCTACAGAACCCCAGCCAACAGCAAGTTACCATGGCGATCAGGACTACACGTCAGAAAGCCGGGTGGTTGACTACCCCAGGGACCTTGACGACAGCGGTGAAATCCCGATGTTTAACATCGTGGTCATTGAGAACGAGGAAGATTTATTGGACTGGAGTTTCGGCAACACCGCGG GGCAGAGTCCAATCTCCAGCTGTAGTGATGAAGAAACAAGAGTACCTGTACAAAAGCCGAAGAATCACACAGCTAAGACATTTCACCGCTGTTTGGAGTGTGGGAAAGAGTTTCCACACCCATCCAAACTACAGAGACATATGAGAACACACACGGGAGAAAAACCTTTCCCATGTTCTGTGTGCGGGAAGCGATTCAGAGATACAGGAGCACTTAAAACACATGAGAGGTTACACACGGGTGAGAAACCTTTCGCATGCCCAGAAGAGGGTTGTGGGAAGAGGTTTGTTAGCCAAGGAAAGTTAAAACTTcaccatcaaacacacacaggagagaaaccttgCCACTGCTCTGTGTGTGGAAAGAGTTTTGCAAGAATGTGTCACTTGAAGGTCCACCTGATGACACATgctggagaggagcagagacCAAAGAAACCTTTCCAATGCTCTGAGTGTGACAGGGGCTGTAAATCTGCCGCAGAGCTCAAGATGCACCAGAGGATGCACACCGGTGAAAGACCTTTCCAGTGTGCCACCTGCAAAAAGACCTTTGTTTTCCCAAGCTCTCTGACAAGACATGAACAATCCCATATTAGTGAAGAgaatagtacagcaaaaccgtACAGCTGCTCAGAATGTGGAAAGGAATTCACTCAGCCATGGACCTTGAAGATACACGTGCGTcaacacacaggagagaaaccataccACTGCTCCCAGTGTGAGAAGAGGTTCTCGTCATCATCCCTCCTTAAAAGACACCAGAGAGTTCACACCGGAGAGAAACCATTTGAGTGTTCTGACTGCGGAAAGTGTTTCTCCTCGTCAGCGAATAGGTCTAGTCACCGTCGTCGTATCCACGATGGGAACGCAGTAGCTACATCACAGCAGAAGCACGCTACCAATACG GTTGACCTGATTCCTGGAGTTAGAGAGGAGACTGGGGTTTTAacaaatgtcaaagtgaaagaagaagaggaggaggatgctGCTTTTG GCTCACCTCCAGCCCCTCCACATCATGGCACTGTCCAACAGCTGGAAAATCACAGCACACAGTCTCACCTCTGA
- the LOC105029850 gene encoding zinc finger protein 2-like isoform X2, translating to MPRSKEIPEHLRKTAVDAYRAGKGYKAISKALGLHRTTVRAILSKWRKFGTVVNLPRSGRPAKISAKAKCKIIQGVTNNPRTTSRDLQACATSSKGCVAPPQSCSTEPQPTASYHGDQDYTSESRVVDYPRDLDDSGEIPMFNIVVIENEEDLLDWSFGNTAGQSPISSCSDEETRVPVQKPKNHTAKTFHRCLECGKEFPHPSKLQRHMRTHTGEKPFPCSVCGKRFRDTGALKTHERLHTGEKPFACPEEGCGKRFVSQGKLKLHHQTHTGEKPCHCSVCGKSFARMCHLKVHLMTHAGEEQRPKKPFQCSECDRGCKSAAELKMHQRMHTGERPFQCATCKKTFVFPSSLTRHEQSHISEENSTAKPYSCSECGKEFTQPWTLKIHVRQHTGEKPYHCSQCEKRFSSSSLLKRHQRVHTGEKPFECSDCGKCFSSSANRSSHRRRIHDGNAVATSQQKHATNTVGVWHTRLT from the exons ATGCCACGATCAAAAGAAATTCCAGAACACCTCCGAAAAACCGCTGTTGATGCATATCGGGCTGGaaagggttacaaagccatttctaagGCCCTGGGGCTCCACCGAACCACAGTTAGAGCCATACTGTCCAAATGGAGAAAGTTTGGGACAGTTGTGAATCTGCCCAGGAGTGGCCGGCCTGCCAAAATCTCTGCAAAAGCAAAGTGTAAAATCATCCAGGGAGTCACAAACAACCCTAGAACTACATCCAGGGATCTGCAGGCCTGTGCCACCTCTTCTAAG GGCTGCGTTGCCCCCCCCCAGTCCTGTTCTACAGAACCCCAGCCAACAGCAAGTTACCATGGCGATCAGGACTACACGTCAGAAAGCCGGGTGGTTGACTACCCCAGGGACCTTGACGACAGCGGTGAAATCCCGATGTTTAACATCGTGGTCATTGAGAACGAGGAAGATTTATTGGACTGGAGTTTCGGCAACACCGCGG GGCAGAGTCCAATCTCCAGCTGTAGTGATGAAGAAACAAGAGTACCTGTACAAAAGCCGAAGAATCACACAGCTAAGACATTTCACCGCTGTTTGGAGTGTGGGAAAGAGTTTCCACACCCATCCAAACTACAGAGACATATGAGAACACACACGGGAGAAAAACCTTTCCCATGTTCTGTGTGCGGGAAGCGATTCAGAGATACAGGAGCACTTAAAACACATGAGAGGTTACACACGGGTGAGAAACCTTTCGCATGCCCAGAAGAGGGTTGTGGGAAGAGGTTTGTTAGCCAAGGAAAGTTAAAACTTcaccatcaaacacacacaggagagaaaccttgCCACTGCTCTGTGTGTGGAAAGAGTTTTGCAAGAATGTGTCACTTGAAGGTCCACCTGATGACACATgctggagaggagcagagacCAAAGAAACCTTTCCAATGCTCTGAGTGTGACAGGGGCTGTAAATCTGCCGCAGAGCTCAAGATGCACCAGAGGATGCACACCGGTGAAAGACCTTTCCAGTGTGCCACCTGCAAAAAGACCTTTGTTTTCCCAAGCTCTCTGACAAGACATGAACAATCCCATATTAGTGAAGAgaatagtacagcaaaaccgtACAGCTGCTCAGAATGTGGAAAGGAATTCACTCAGCCATGGACCTTGAAGATACACGTGCGTcaacacacaggagagaaaccataccACTGCTCCCAGTGTGAGAAGAGGTTCTCGTCATCATCCCTCCTTAAAAGACACCAGAGAGTTCACACCGGAGAGAAACCATTTGAGTGTTCTGACTGCGGAAAGTGTTTCTCCTCGTCAGCGAATAGGTCTAGTCACCGTCGTCGTATCCACGATGGGAACGCAGTAGCTACATCACAGCAGAAGCACGCTACCAATACGGTAGGCGTATGGCACACCAG GTTGACCTGA